The Mesotoga sp. BH458_6_3_2_1 genome has a window encoding:
- a CDS encoding phosphate acyltransferase — protein MINSLSEFIHEASKLQKRVRINCVQPHDRKTMEAIESVASSNGNFEFTLFGRLEEINEAASERFLNMTRVVEGESEEENASNAVTALEGDIPAVLMKGDINTTVFLRALFKSGRVKASGRLISHISCMEIPEYPRLLFITDGTVNIAPDLKDKVEILKNAVEFARSIGINEPKVAIIGINERVSVTNRDLVEGAVLSKMAERGQFGMCLADGPMPIDTALKRDAALKKGITSKVGGEADILVCSNLESAANLIKGLVHLGKAKTAGLLLGAGFPVVLTSRSDNEFAKEVSLSMALVSAAS, from the coding sequence ATGATTAATTCCCTTTCTGAGTTCATTCATGAAGCAAGCAAGTTGCAGAAGCGCGTGAGAATAAATTGCGTGCAACCGCATGATCGTAAGACAATGGAGGCCATAGAGTCAGTTGCCTCCTCTAACGGCAATTTTGAATTCACTCTATTCGGAAGATTAGAAGAGATAAATGAGGCAGCGTCTGAAAGGTTTCTGAACATGACTCGCGTAGTCGAAGGGGAATCCGAAGAGGAGAATGCTTCAAATGCAGTCACTGCTTTGGAGGGAGATATACCCGCCGTGCTAATGAAGGGTGACATCAATACCACTGTGTTTTTAAGAGCACTCTTCAAGAGCGGCAGAGTGAAGGCTAGCGGGAGGCTTATAAGTCACATTTCCTGTATGGAGATCCCGGAGTATCCAAGACTACTTTTCATAACGGATGGGACGGTCAACATCGCTCCGGATTTGAAGGATAAGGTGGAGATACTCAAGAATGCCGTAGAGTTTGCAAGATCGATCGGGATCAATGAACCAAAGGTGGCGATAATTGGCATAAACGAGCGAGTATCGGTAACGAATCGCGACCTCGTTGAAGGAGCGGTGTTATCGAAAATGGCAGAAAGAGGGCAATTTGGAATGTGTCTCGCAGACGGGCCAATGCCCATAGATACTGCCCTGAAAAGGGACGCGGCCCTGAAGAAGGGGATTACGTCAAAGGTCGGAGGTGAGGCCGACATACTAGTCTGTTCTAATCTGGAATCTGCAGCCAACCTCATTAAAGGCCTCGTACATCTAGGAAAAGCAAAGACGGCCGGGCTTCTTTTGGGAGCAGGATTTCCCGTTGTTCTCACGTCGAGGAGTGACAATGAATTCGCAAAAGAGGTGTCGCTCTCAATGGCATTAGTGAGTGCGGCGAGCTGA
- a CDS encoding sugar phosphate isomerase/epimerase family protein: MAVSFMIANEDIPAGAKVTGLTGKLEDTIAAVAGAGFNSFELMIADPEKVDVGKVERLEKQFSLKCVFLCTGEMAGTAGLYLNHIDANERKRALNSFLLAAKKAHDLGVNLNIGRLRGVIWSDGLQRSLERLGESLERIDSYVRSELEGLSVLIEPLRKVVCPILNNCAETASFLSERELNSFGILLDSDHFDEIEDSFFVNSNIELIKHVHLADSNHKPLGRGAIDFQSFLNMLSISGYVGDYSVEVFCDEDQIETLRDTASFLKAFPHFLEGSL; this comes from the coding sequence ATGGCAGTAAGTTTTATGATCGCCAACGAGGATATTCCGGCCGGTGCAAAGGTCACAGGCCTAACCGGTAAGTTGGAAGATACAATCGCTGCTGTGGCGGGTGCGGGTTTCAACTCCTTTGAGCTGATGATCGCCGACCCCGAAAAAGTGGATGTTGGAAAGGTTGAACGCCTTGAGAAACAGTTCTCTTTGAAGTGCGTATTTCTCTGCACCGGTGAGATGGCTGGAACTGCCGGCCTCTATCTGAATCACATAGATGCGAACGAAAGAAAGAGAGCGCTGAATTCCTTCTTGCTGGCAGCAAAAAAGGCTCATGATCTAGGAGTGAACCTTAATATAGGCAGATTAAGGGGAGTGATTTGGTCCGATGGTCTCCAGAGGTCACTCGAGAGACTTGGCGAATCGCTGGAGAGAATCGATTCGTATGTAAGGAGTGAACTCGAGGGGTTGTCCGTCTTAATAGAACCATTGAGGAAGGTTGTCTGCCCGATTCTTAATAACTGTGCCGAAACCGCCTCTTTTCTTTCTGAGAGAGAGCTGAACAGTTTTGGAATTCTCCTTGATTCTGACCATTTTGATGAGATAGAGGATTCCTTCTTTGTAAATTCGAACATTGAGCTAATAAAACATGTTCACCTTGCAGATTCGAATCACAAACCTCTTGGACGGGGAGCAATTGATTTTCAGAGCTTCTTGAATATGCTGAGCATATCCGGTTATGTCGGTGACTACAGTGTCGAAGTTTTCTGCGACGAAGATCAGATAGAAACTCTAAGGGATACTGCTTCATTTTTGAAAGCTTTCCCGCACTTCCTGGAGGGATCACTTTGA